The following coding sequences are from one Dermacentor andersoni chromosome 5, qqDerAnde1_hic_scaffold, whole genome shotgun sequence window:
- the LOC140218548 gene encoding uncharacterized protein — MDLKSGYLQIEVDERDHEKTAFITPDGLFEFKKSDGLQNVIAYASRSLSKAEANYSTTERKCLAIIWATSKFRPYLYGRQFKVVSDHRALCWLANLKDPSRRLARWSLRLQEFDVTVVYKSGLKHSDADCLSRAPVDAPPLDDDEDAFLGPISSSSFAQQQRSDPDLKCLIEYLEGGVSSPAASFKRGLSSSCVQNDALVKKNFAANKTAYLLVTWDVILPFVVFAYNTAVQETTQMTPFRLFHGREATTTLDAMLPNVTEQENVDVAAYLQRAEEARRLARLRIKVQQRTDTRRYNLRRRNAEYKPGDQVWVWTPIRRRGLSEKLLRRYFGPYKVLRRLGELDYEVIPDAMTAPQRRRVRPEVVHVVRLKNYYTL; from the exons atggacctgaaGAGCGGCTACTTGCAGATTgaggtcgacgaaagagatcacgAGAAGACAGCATTCATCACTCCTGATGGGCTCTttgagttcaag AAAAGCGACGGGCTGCAGAACGTcatcgcatacgctagccgctCCCTTTCCAAGGCCGAGGCTAACTATTCGACGACTGAGAGGAAGTGCCTTGCCATCATCTGGGCTACGTCGAAATTCCGCCCCTACCTGTACGGACGACagttcaaggtggtcagcgatcaccgcgcgctgtgctggcttgccaatttGAAGGACCCCTCTCGCCGCCTCGCTCGATGGAGTCTTCGCCTCCAGGAGTTTGACGTCACCGTGGTTTACAAGTCCGGActcaaacactctgacgccgattgcCTCTCACGAGCCCCTGTAGATGCGCCGCCACTGGACGACGATGAAGACGCCTTCCTGGGACCCATCAGCTCCAGCTCTTTTGCCCAGCAGCAACGCTCGGACCCTGACCTAAAATGCCTCATAGAGTACTTGGAAGGCGGCGTTTCTTCGCCCGCTGCCTCATTCAAGCGAGGACTTTCTTCCTCCTGTGTACAGAACGAtgccctcgtgaagaagaacttcgcaGCGAACAAAACAGcctacctccttgtt acctgggacgtCATCCTGCCATTCGTCGtcttcgcctacaacaccgcaGTGCAGGAGACCACCCAGATGACGCCTTTTAGGCTCTTCCACGGACGGGAGGCCACGACCACgctagacgccatgctgcccaATGTTACAGAACAAGAGAACGTCGATGTCGCCGCCTACCTCcaacgcgcagaagaagctcgAAGGCTTGCCCGATTACGAATCAAAGTCCAGCAGCGAACCGACACCAGACGCTACAACCTACGAAGACGCAACGCGGAATACAAGCCAGGCGACCAAGTCTGGGTTTGGACGCCCATTCGGCGCCGTGGATTGagtgaaaagcttttgcgccgctatttcggcccaTACAAGGTTCTTCGTCGGCTAGGTGAACTGGATTATGAAGTCATCCCTGACGCCATGACTGCACCCCAGCGACGCCGCGTACGACCAGAAGTTGTTCATGTCGTCCGCCTGAAGAACTATTATACGCTCTAA